In Streptomyces sp. TS71-3, the following proteins share a genomic window:
- a CDS encoding DinB family protein: MSPHVPGTGAEKEILHASLQRHRAAVLWKVEGLDDEQVRRPMTPSGTHLLGLVKHLAAVEYGWFCETFGRQVEPLPFDPDDENADLRVAPGETTADVLAFYARARAAADGVIGELDLDATGTAWHGARVSLRWVLVHMIEETARHAGHMDIVRELIDGARGDHRPERTDSGAVSGTS; the protein is encoded by the coding sequence ATGTCACCACACGTGCCGGGCACCGGTGCCGAGAAGGAGATCCTCCATGCCAGCCTCCAGCGGCACCGCGCAGCGGTGCTCTGGAAGGTCGAGGGGCTTGACGACGAGCAGGTGCGGCGGCCGATGACGCCGTCGGGAACCCACCTGCTGGGCCTGGTCAAACACCTTGCGGCCGTCGAGTACGGATGGTTCTGCGAGACGTTCGGCAGGCAGGTGGAGCCCCTTCCGTTCGACCCCGACGACGAGAACGCCGACCTGCGCGTGGCTCCCGGTGAGACCACGGCCGACGTCCTCGCCTTCTACGCACGGGCCCGCGCGGCGGCCGACGGGGTCATCGGGGAACTCGACCTGGACGCGACCGGCACGGCCTGGCACGGCGCGCGGGTCTCCCTGCGGTGGGTGCTCGTCCACATGATCGAGGAGACCGCGCGGCACGCCGGGCACATGGACATCGTCCGCGAACTCATCGACGGGGCGAGGGGCGATCACCGTCCGGAGCGGACGGACTCCGGCGCCGTCTCCGGCACCTCCTGA
- a CDS encoding phosphoribosyltransferase, whose protein sequence is MRFQDRRQAGRDLAAWFLEWPETERLTDVVVLALPRGGVPVAAEVARALHVPLDVEMAQKIGMPGRPKLGVGAVVHDEPPSFDHEMLNYLGITEDELLPVIDDERRDMHRRERRYRMGRPALHVRHRTVILVDDGLATGATARAALRHLRTRNPRRLILAAPVGSPDAVVDMRDYADNVICLHMPEHFRAVGQWYANFDKVSDDEVVDTLRSFYAAA, encoded by the coding sequence ATGCGATTCCAGGACCGCCGCCAGGCCGGCAGAGACCTCGCCGCCTGGTTCCTCGAATGGCCGGAGACCGAGCGCCTCACCGACGTCGTGGTGCTCGCGCTGCCGCGCGGCGGTGTGCCGGTCGCGGCGGAAGTGGCGCGGGCCCTGCATGTGCCGCTGGATGTCGAGATGGCCCAGAAGATCGGCATGCCGGGCCGCCCCAAGCTGGGTGTCGGCGCCGTGGTGCACGACGAGCCGCCGTCCTTCGACCACGAGATGCTGAACTACCTCGGCATCACGGAGGACGAGCTCCTGCCCGTCATCGACGACGAGCGCAGGGACATGCACCGCCGCGAGCGCCGCTACCGGATGGGGCGGCCTGCCCTGCACGTGCGGCACCGTACGGTCATCCTCGTCGACGACGGGCTCGCCACCGGGGCCACGGCTCGCGCGGCGCTGCGCCATCTGCGCACCCGGAACCCGAGGCGGCTGATCCTCGCGGCACCGGTCGGCAGCCCGGACGCCGTGGTGGACATGCGGGACTACGCGGACAACGTGATCTGCCTGCACATGCCCGAGCACTTCCGGGCGGTGGGCCAGTGGTACGCGAACTTCGACAAGGTCTCCGACGACGAGGTCGTGGACACCCTGCGGTCGTTCTACGCCGCAGCCTGA
- a CDS encoding NADP-dependent oxidoreductase, with the protein MPMAVRMDRYGGREVLYTADVDRPVPGPDEVLVQVRAAGTNPAETKIREGAMSGMWPADFPQGQGSDLAGTVVELGPDVDSLSEGDEVLGYVDNRSGQAEFAAVPTAHLTPRPQGMPWEVAGSLKVAGTTAWAGLDALGIRPGDTLVIAGATGGVGSFAVQLAKRAGATVIGIAGEEHQGWLVEHGAIPIAYGPGVADRIHDAAPGGVDAFLDAFGADYVQLAVELGVRPERVATIVDRAGADRYGARFATGGMVPMPETLRDLADLVVTGEVEAPVAGTYPLDQVADAYRQLEQGHPQGKIVLVP; encoded by the coding sequence ATGCCCATGGCAGTGCGGATGGACCGCTACGGCGGCCGTGAGGTGCTGTACACAGCGGACGTCGACCGACCCGTTCCCGGGCCCGACGAGGTCCTGGTCCAGGTCAGGGCGGCAGGCACCAACCCGGCCGAGACGAAGATACGCGAGGGGGCCATGAGCGGCATGTGGCCGGCCGACTTCCCGCAGGGACAGGGCAGCGACCTGGCCGGCACCGTGGTCGAGCTCGGCCCGGACGTCGACTCGCTCTCCGAGGGCGACGAGGTCCTCGGATACGTCGACAACCGCTCCGGCCAGGCCGAGTTCGCCGCCGTGCCCACCGCCCACCTCACCCCCCGGCCCCAAGGGATGCCGTGGGAGGTGGCGGGGTCCCTGAAGGTCGCGGGGACGACCGCCTGGGCCGGCCTGGACGCTCTGGGCATCAGGCCGGGCGACACGCTGGTGATCGCCGGCGCCACCGGCGGGGTGGGTTCCTTCGCGGTGCAACTGGCCAAGCGCGCCGGGGCCACCGTCATCGGGATCGCCGGCGAGGAGCACCAGGGCTGGCTGGTGGAGCACGGGGCCATCCCGATCGCCTACGGCCCCGGCGTGGCGGACCGCATCCACGATGCGGCGCCGGGCGGCGTGGACGCGTTCCTCGACGCCTTCGGCGCGGACTACGTCCAGCTCGCGGTGGAGCTCGGGGTGCGGCCCGAGCGCGTGGCGACCATCGTCGACCGCGCCGGCGCGGACAGGTACGGTGCGCGGTTCGCGACCGGCGGGATGGTCCCGATGCCGGAGACCCTGCGGGACCTCGCCGATCTGGTCGTCACCGGGGAGGTGGAGGCGCCCGTGGCGGGCACCTACCCGCTGGACCAGGTCGCCGACGCCTACCGGCAACTGGAGCAGGGGCACCCGCAGGGCAAGATCGTTCTGGTTCCCTGA
- a CDS encoding Dps family protein, whose translation MQSPLHDEDRKATGEALQGSLVELLDISLIAKQAHWNIVGPRFRSIHLQLDEVVSTARTYADTVAERAAAIGVSPDGRASTVAETSALSGIGDGWVKDADAVAVLVEALGTTIRNMRERIDLTDKSDLVTQDILIQLTSELEKHYWMFQAEQQ comes from the coding sequence ATGCAGAGCCCGCTGCACGACGAGGACCGAAAGGCCACCGGAGAAGCGCTCCAGGGATCCCTGGTGGAGCTCCTGGACATCTCGCTGATCGCCAAGCAGGCACATTGGAACATCGTGGGCCCGCGGTTCCGCTCGATCCACCTTCAGCTGGACGAGGTCGTCTCGACCGCCCGCACCTACGCCGACACCGTGGCCGAGCGCGCCGCCGCGATCGGGGTCTCGCCCGACGGCAGGGCGAGCACCGTCGCCGAGACCTCGGCGCTCAGCGGCATCGGGGACGGCTGGGTCAAGGACGCCGACGCCGTCGCCGTGCTGGTCGAGGCGCTGGGCACCACGATCAGGAACATGCGGGAGCGCATCGACCTGACGGACAAGAGCGACCTGGTGACGCAGGACATCCTCATCCAGCTGACCAGCGAGCTCGAGAAGCACTACTGGATGTTCCAGGCCGAGCAGCAGTGA
- a CDS encoding DUF6479 family protein, translated as MMALSMENLALSGGLAAGLILIVGLPVVGGLIWAVSLGIKIRRNEPPPPSEEDQPRLPEGGPVREQQERREPYELSRREDRLLPHDLRGHGSTTSRNQRRRRWHPGASGSFGSGGSGHR; from the coding sequence ATGATGGCACTGAGCATGGAGAACCTGGCGCTCTCCGGCGGCCTCGCCGCCGGTCTCATCCTGATTGTCGGGCTGCCCGTGGTGGGGGGCCTGATCTGGGCGGTGTCGCTCGGGATCAAGATCCGCCGCAACGAGCCGCCGCCTCCGTCGGAGGAGGACCAGCCACGCCTCCCGGAGGGCGGTCCGGTGCGCGAGCAGCAGGAGCGCCGGGAGCCGTACGAGCTGTCACGTCGTGAGGACCGGCTGCTCCCGCACGACCTGCGCGGCCACGGCTCCACCACCAGCAGAAACCAGCGACGCAGGCGCTGGCACCCGGGTGCGAGCGGCTCCTTCGGCAGCGGAGGCTCCGGCCACCGGTGA
- a CDS encoding NAD(P)-dependent alcohol dehydrogenase has protein sequence MQMQAAVMHGYQQPLRIEEVPVPEIGASEILVKVAAAGMCRSDYQLVDGYFKEAFPLDFPYIPGHEIAGYVQELGSGVPATVGYAEGDLVVINPSWGDGTCRQCHEGNEQLCSGNGRWVGFGPPGGFAEYIAVEARHAIRVSAAGAESPEILAPMTDAGLTPYRGLRKLRDAGKLGADRTVGVTGIGGLGSYAVQYAGLLGGGATVVALDRTDSKLDLAVENGADHGINTRDKSAEAVQDELESLTGRRTIDAILDCTGAEAAISMDFDVLGPEGALVSVGLMSESVEHRLFPLVGTELSYLGSFWGNHNDLVEVLALADAGLIKHNVTKVGLQDVNENLEALGHGDVIGRQVIVFE, from the coding sequence ATGCAGATGCAAGCGGCCGTCATGCACGGATATCAGCAGCCCCTTCGGATCGAAGAGGTTCCCGTACCCGAGATCGGCGCATCCGAGATTCTGGTGAAGGTCGCCGCCGCCGGCATGTGCCGGAGTGATTACCAGCTCGTGGACGGCTATTTCAAGGAAGCCTTCCCCCTGGACTTCCCCTATATCCCCGGGCATGAGATCGCAGGGTATGTCCAGGAGTTGGGCAGCGGCGTTCCGGCGACGGTCGGATATGCGGAGGGCGACCTGGTCGTCATCAACCCGAGCTGGGGTGACGGTACGTGCCGGCAGTGCCATGAGGGGAACGAGCAGCTGTGCAGCGGTAACGGCAGGTGGGTGGGTTTCGGGCCCCCCGGGGGTTTCGCCGAATACATCGCCGTGGAAGCCCGCCATGCGATCCGGGTTTCGGCGGCCGGCGCGGAATCGCCCGAAATTCTCGCGCCGATGACGGACGCCGGCCTCACCCCCTACCGCGGGCTCCGGAAACTGAGGGATGCCGGCAAACTCGGGGCCGACAGGACCGTCGGAGTCACCGGTATCGGCGGCCTGGGCAGCTATGCCGTCCAATACGCCGGCCTGCTCGGAGGCGGGGCCACCGTGGTGGCCCTCGACCGCACCGACAGCAAACTGGATCTCGCGGTGGAGAACGGCGCGGACCACGGAATCAACACGCGGGACAAGTCGGCCGAGGCCGTGCAGGACGAGCTGGAGTCGCTCACCGGCCGGCGGACGATCGACGCGATCCTGGACTGCACCGGCGCCGAGGCGGCGATCTCCATGGACTTCGACGTGCTGGGCCCCGAGGGCGCGCTGGTATCCGTGGGGCTCATGAGCGAGAGCGTCGAGCACCGGCTGTTCCCGCTCGTCGGGACGGAGCTGTCGTACCTCGGTTCGTTCTGGGGCAACCACAACGACCTCGTCGAGGTGCTGGCCCTCGCCGACGCCGGGCTCATCAAGCACAACGTCACCAAGGTGGGGCTGCAGGACGTGAACGAGAACCTTGAGGCGCTGGGCCACGGCGACGTGATCGGACGCCAGGTCATCGTCTTCGAATGA
- a CDS encoding DUF4032 domain-containing protein, with amino-acid sequence MALQISATNPEHPTLLLDLPWHLPLEQWPEKHLVPLPRGLSRHVVRYARAGSEVVAVKELAERPALREYEMLRALDRLAIPAVDPLAVVTGRTDAEGQPLEPVLITRHLRGSQPYRSMFETTLRPSTVHRLMDALAVLLVRLHLAGFAWGDCSLSNTLFRRDAGAYAAYLVDAETGDAHPSLSDGQREYDIELAQLNISGEMFDLEASGALHPSLDPITFGAEIGRRYGELWNELTRASVYPKGKRHYIERRIRRLNDLGFDVAEMQIGQASNGETVTFVPKVVDAGHHQRQLLRLTGLDTEENQARRLLGDLESWIATQKDYAPDGLGARPEVLAHRWVREVFRPTVRTVPEHIRGTLDPAELYHELLEHRWYLSQRAQHDVGLDAAAADYVRAAEAEQAAPPEPEASAPAGS; translated from the coding sequence ATGGCATTGCAGATCAGCGCCACCAACCCCGAGCATCCGACCCTGCTTCTCGACCTCCCCTGGCACCTCCCCCTCGAACAGTGGCCGGAGAAGCACCTGGTGCCACTGCCCCGCGGCCTGTCCCGCCACGTGGTGCGCTACGCGCGCGCCGGGAGCGAGGTGGTCGCCGTGAAGGAGCTCGCCGAGCGGCCCGCGCTGCGGGAGTACGAGATGCTGCGCGCCCTCGACCGGCTGGCGATCCCCGCGGTGGACCCGCTGGCCGTGGTCACCGGCCGCACGGACGCCGAAGGGCAGCCCCTGGAACCGGTGCTGATCACCCGTCACCTGCGGGGCTCGCAGCCCTACCGCTCCATGTTCGAGACCACCCTGCGGCCCAGCACGGTGCACCGGCTGATGGACGCCCTCGCGGTCCTGCTGGTGCGGCTGCACCTGGCCGGCTTCGCCTGGGGCGACTGCTCGCTGTCGAACACCCTCTTCCGGCGGGACGCGGGCGCCTACGCCGCCTACCTCGTGGACGCCGAGACCGGTGACGCACACCCGAGCCTGAGCGACGGGCAGCGCGAGTACGACATCGAGCTGGCGCAGCTGAACATCAGCGGCGAGATGTTCGACCTGGAGGCGTCGGGCGCGCTCCACCCGTCCCTCGACCCGATCACCTTCGGCGCCGAGATCGGCCGGCGCTACGGCGAGCTGTGGAACGAGCTGACCCGGGCGTCGGTGTATCCCAAGGGCAAGCGGCACTACATCGAGCGCCGCATCCGCCGCCTGAACGACCTCGGCTTCGACGTCGCCGAGATGCAGATCGGGCAGGCCTCGAACGGCGAGACGGTCACGTTCGTGCCCAAGGTCGTCGACGCCGGCCACCACCAGCGCCAGCTGCTGCGGCTGACCGGCCTGGACACCGAGGAGAACCAGGCACGCCGGCTGCTGGGCGACCTGGAGAGCTGGATCGCCACGCAGAAGGACTACGCGCCCGACGGTCTCGGGGCACGGCCCGAGGTGCTGGCCCACCGCTGGGTCCGCGAGGTCTTCCGGCCCACCGTCCGCACCGTCCCGGAGCACATCCGCGGCACCCTCGACCCGGCCGAGCTGTACCACGAGCTGCTCGAACACCGCTGGTACCTGTCCCAGCGCGCCCAGCACGACGTGGGCCTGGACGCCGCGGCGGCGGACTACGTGCGCGCCGCCGAGGCCGAGCAGGCCGCTCCGCCCGAGCCGGAGGCGAGCGCGCCGGCCGGTTCCTGA
- a CDS encoding oxaloacetate decarboxylase, giving the protein MADLLEKSPDGPRRLRELLSGDAPVVAPGAYDAMSALLIEQAGFPAVYMTGFGTAASLLGRPDVGLLTMTEMTGAARRIVSAVGLPVIADADDGYGNPVNVVRTVREYEAAGVAAIHLEDQVAPKRCGHLDGKEVIPAEAMVGKIEAAVAARRNPDFTIIARTDAGAVEGFDAAVRRARRYREAGADMLFVEALRTEAEIGAAARAFPDVPLLFNWAEGGRTPPIGLDRLAELGYRLVILPLTTLLAAAQAVTDVLAGVRQVGTPEEAVKHLPGLRDVVGTLGLPDVLALGERFDHG; this is encoded by the coding sequence ATGGCGGATCTGCTGGAGAAGAGCCCGGACGGGCCGCGACGGCTGCGGGAGCTGCTGTCGGGGGACGCACCGGTGGTCGCGCCGGGAGCGTACGACGCGATGAGCGCGCTGCTGATCGAGCAGGCGGGCTTCCCGGCGGTGTACATGACAGGGTTCGGGACGGCGGCGTCGCTGCTCGGGCGGCCGGACGTCGGGCTGCTCACGATGACCGAGATGACGGGTGCCGCGCGGCGGATCGTGTCCGCGGTGGGCCTGCCCGTGATCGCCGACGCCGACGACGGCTACGGCAACCCCGTCAACGTCGTGCGGACGGTGCGCGAGTACGAGGCCGCCGGCGTGGCCGCGATCCATCTGGAGGACCAGGTCGCGCCCAAGCGCTGCGGGCACCTGGACGGCAAGGAGGTCATCCCCGCCGAGGCCATGGTGGGCAAGATCGAGGCGGCGGTGGCGGCACGCCGGAACCCGGACTTCACGATCATCGCGCGGACCGACGCGGGCGCCGTCGAGGGCTTCGACGCGGCCGTGCGGCGGGCCCGCAGGTACCGCGAGGCGGGGGCGGACATGCTGTTCGTCGAGGCGCTGCGCACCGAGGCCGAGATCGGGGCCGCGGCGCGGGCCTTCCCCGACGTGCCGCTGCTGTTCAACTGGGCGGAGGGCGGCAGGACCCCGCCGATCGGCCTGGACCGGCTCGCCGAGCTGGGCTACCGGCTCGTCATCCTCCCCCTCACCACCCTGCTGGCGGCGGCCCAGGCGGTCACGGACGTGCTGGCGGGCGTGCGGCAGGTCGGTACCCCCGAGGAGGCGGTGAAGCACCTGCCGGGCCTCCGGGACGTCGTCGGAACCCTCGGCCTGCCGGACGTGCTGGCCCTGGGCGAGAGGTTCGACCACGGCTGA
- a CDS encoding DNA polymerase ligase N-terminal domain-containing protein, whose product MAEQRKRESTGSGGTLRTYRAKRHFDRTAEPRGSAEEGGEHPLFVVQIHDASTMHFDFRLEVDGVLKSWSVPKGPSSDPHDKRLAMPTEDHPLEYRDFEGVIPAGEYGGGTVIVWDDGTYRPLSHDRRGRPVPFGEALRKGHASFRLEGSKLRGGYALTRIRGGDGSEREAWLLVKEDDRLARQHGGPPDPRRARSARSGRTLRQVAEHPEAEWRSDRS is encoded by the coding sequence GTGGCCGAGCAGCGGAAACGGGAAAGCACCGGCAGCGGCGGCACGCTGCGGACCTACCGCGCCAAACGGCACTTCGACCGGACCGCCGAACCCCGTGGCAGTGCCGAGGAGGGCGGCGAGCATCCCCTCTTCGTCGTGCAGATCCACGATGCCAGCACCATGCACTTCGACTTCCGCCTGGAGGTCGACGGCGTGCTGAAGTCGTGGTCGGTGCCGAAGGGCCCCTCGTCCGACCCGCACGACAAGCGGCTGGCCATGCCCACGGAGGACCACCCGCTGGAGTACCGCGACTTCGAGGGTGTGATCCCAGCGGGCGAGTACGGCGGCGGAACCGTGATCGTCTGGGACGACGGCACCTACCGCCCGCTCAGCCACGACCGCCGGGGCCGCCCGGTGCCCTTCGGCGAGGCCCTGCGGAAGGGGCACGCCAGTTTCCGGCTGGAGGGGTCCAAGCTGCGCGGCGGGTACGCGCTCACCCGGATCCGCGGCGGCGACGGGTCGGAGCGCGAGGCGTGGCTGCTGGTCAAGGAGGACGACCGGCTGGCCAGGCAGCACGGCGGACCGCCCGACCCGCGCCGGGCCCGCTCGGCGCGCAGCGGGCGCACCCTGCGGCAGGTCGCCGAGCACCCCGAGGCCGAGTGGCGGAGCGACCGGTCATGA
- a CDS encoding VOC family protein, whose protein sequence is MDKHTTEPSARPTTSDEVFGAPSWVSLMARDLNASQDFYGAVMGWEFRPGQLGEDFLLALDRGSPVAGLGALATALQVSVTWIPYFAVTDLDQTAARVRERSGTMAVGPLSFVLGRGALAADRDGAAFGLWEGQLLPEWVEWRDHAPAWAGLHTRDAFEAAIFYGEVLEWGTERPGACEVEYVDGEVVLRSDGHVVARLSSGALENAPDPLVRPHWVVHFRVPDVARCIAACHAHGGSVTEERTTPLGPEATLRDPDGGIFTVNEVIPPAGPS, encoded by the coding sequence ATGGACAAGCACACGACAGAGCCGTCCGCACGCCCGACGACGTCGGACGAGGTGTTCGGCGCGCCCAGCTGGGTCAGCCTGATGGCCCGGGACCTCAACGCCTCGCAGGACTTCTACGGCGCGGTCATGGGGTGGGAGTTCCGGCCCGGGCAGCTGGGCGAGGACTTCCTGCTGGCGCTCGACCGCGGCTCCCCCGTCGCTGGCCTGGGCGCGCTGGCCACCGCGCTCCAGGTGTCGGTGACATGGATCCCGTACTTCGCCGTCACCGACCTCGACCAGACCGCGGCACGCGTGCGGGAGCGCAGCGGGACGATGGCGGTGGGGCCGCTCTCGTTCGTGCTGGGCCGCGGCGCGCTGGCCGCGGACCGCGACGGCGCCGCCTTCGGCCTCTGGGAGGGGCAGCTCCTTCCGGAGTGGGTGGAGTGGCGCGACCACGCCCCCGCCTGGGCGGGGCTGCACACCCGGGACGCGTTCGAGGCGGCGATCTTCTACGGGGAGGTCCTGGAGTGGGGGACGGAGCGCCCCGGCGCCTGCGAGGTCGAGTACGTCGACGGGGAGGTCGTGCTGCGCAGCGACGGGCACGTGGTCGCCCGGCTCTCCTCGGGCGCCCTGGAGAACGCGCCCGACCCGCTGGTGCGGCCCCACTGGGTGGTGCACTTCCGGGTGCCGGACGTGGCGCGCTGCATCGCCGCGTGCCACGCCCACGGCGGCTCGGTGACCGAGGAGCGGACGACGCCGCTCGGCCCCGAAGCCACCCTCCGGGACCCGGACGGCGGGATCTTCACCGTCAACGAGGTCATCCCGCCCGCGGGCCCGAGCTGA
- a CDS encoding oxidoreductase, translating into MLPSVPGGTLTPAPGLTLSRMGYGAMRLTSSRASGPPKDRTEALAVLREAVDLGVTHIDTADFYGPVTVNELIREALAPYPEGLCIATKVGVRQDTDGGWHSALEPDDLKAQVRENLRHLGLDALDLCYLRTGSFETIGEGRIAEQFGALAELRREGLVRHLGLSGVSPAQLSEAQSIAPVVAVQNLYNLGNRQDDPLVDRCAAENIAYAAYFPLGGLTPAQSEILLDVSADLGVTPQQTALAWLLRRSPTTVLIPGTSSVAHLRLNIAAADVRLPADVVAELDAVGT; encoded by the coding sequence ATGCTTCCCTCCGTTCCCGGCGGCACCCTGACGCCGGCCCCCGGCCTCACCCTCAGCCGCATGGGCTACGGCGCGATGCGGCTCACGAGCTCGCGGGCCTCCGGTCCGCCGAAGGACCGCACCGAGGCGCTGGCCGTGCTGCGGGAGGCCGTCGACCTGGGCGTCACCCACATCGACACCGCGGACTTCTACGGCCCCGTCACCGTCAACGAGCTCATCAGGGAGGCCCTCGCCCCGTATCCGGAGGGCCTGTGCATCGCGACCAAGGTGGGAGTGCGGCAGGACACGGACGGGGGCTGGCATTCGGCTCTGGAGCCCGACGACCTGAAGGCCCAGGTCCGCGAGAACCTCCGGCACCTCGGCCTGGACGCCCTCGACCTGTGCTACCTGCGCACCGGCTCGTTCGAGACGATCGGTGAGGGGCGGATCGCCGAGCAGTTCGGCGCGCTCGCCGAGCTCCGGAGGGAAGGCCTCGTCCGCCACCTCGGGCTGAGCGGCGTGTCCCCGGCGCAGCTCAGCGAGGCGCAGTCCATCGCACCGGTCGTCGCCGTGCAGAACCTGTACAACCTCGGCAACCGGCAGGACGACCCGCTCGTCGACCGGTGCGCGGCGGAGAACATCGCCTACGCGGCCTACTTCCCGCTCGGCGGCCTGACCCCCGCCCAGTCCGAGATCCTGCTCGACGTCTCCGCCGACCTGGGCGTCACGCCGCAGCAGACCGCCCTGGCGTGGCTGCTGCGGCGGTCGCCCACGACGGTCCTGATCCCGGGCACCTCCTCGGTGGCCCATCTGCGCCTGAACATCGCCGCGGCGGATGTCCGCCTGCCCGCGGACGTGGTCGCGGAGCTCGACGCCGTCGGCACGTGA
- a CDS encoding helix-turn-helix domain-containing protein, which yields MESTNALGEFLRARRDLVRPEDVGIGGGGPRRVPGLRREEVAALAGISADYYLRLEQGRDRNPSVQVLQAVARVLRLDADATGHLIGLAGTRPASRPRGARSGGGARHAPPREEVPPSILQLIQGWTHNPAYVQNRLTDVLAVNSLASALSPNYSLGVNLLRAVLLDPAERRLRRDWEETTAEGVAGLRAGAGPEVDDPGLVELVDELSLHSERFRYLWGRHDVRLHKSRVSHLSHPQVGDIDLQSDKLAITGTEGLVLVVFHAAPGSRSAELLDILGSLAVPGGQGSEREAR from the coding sequence ATGGAGAGCACGAACGCGCTCGGGGAGTTCCTCCGCGCCCGGCGCGACCTGGTCCGTCCCGAGGACGTGGGGATCGGCGGGGGCGGACCGCGGCGGGTGCCGGGGCTGCGGCGGGAAGAGGTCGCGGCGCTGGCCGGGATCAGCGCCGACTACTACCTCCGCCTGGAGCAGGGCCGCGACCGCAACCCCTCGGTGCAGGTGCTCCAGGCCGTCGCCAGGGTGCTGCGCCTGGACGCCGACGCGACCGGCCACCTCATCGGCCTCGCCGGCACCCGCCCCGCCTCCCGGCCCCGTGGGGCCAGGAGTGGAGGAGGCGCCCGGCACGCCCCGCCGCGCGAGGAGGTGCCGCCCAGCATCCTCCAGCTCATCCAGGGCTGGACGCACAACCCGGCCTACGTCCAGAACCGTCTCACCGACGTGCTCGCGGTCAACTCCCTCGCGAGCGCCCTGTCGCCGAACTACTCCCTCGGTGTGAACCTCCTGCGGGCCGTCCTCCTCGATCCCGCCGAGCGCCGGCTGCGGCGCGACTGGGAGGAGACGACCGCGGAAGGCGTGGCGGGCCTGCGGGCGGGTGCGGGCCCCGAGGTCGACGATCCCGGGCTGGTCGAGCTGGTCGACGAGCTGTCCCTGCACAGCGAGCGCTTCAGGTACCTGTGGGGCCGGCACGACGTACGCCTCCACAAGTCCCGGGTCAGCCACCTGTCCCACCCCCAGGTCGGTGACATCGACCTGCAGTCCGACAAGCTCGCCATCACGGGCACGGAGGGACTCGTCCTGGTCGTCTTCCACGCGGCGCCGGGCAGCCGCAGCGCCGAGCTGCTGGACATCCTGGGCAGCCTCGCGGTGCCCGGCGGCCAGGGGTCTGAGCGGGAGGCCAGGTAG
- a CDS encoding VOC family protein, translated as MPTITPNLWFDTQGEEAARFYVSIFPNSRITNVTHYGEAGPREAGSVLTVDFELDGQPYTAINGGPEFTFDEAISLLINCADQEEVDYYWSRLLADGGQESQCGWLKDRFGMSWQVVPAELGELISDPDGGRAQRAMKAMLGMVKIDVAALRAAADGG; from the coding sequence ATGCCGACGATCACCCCCAACCTCTGGTTCGACACTCAGGGCGAGGAGGCAGCCCGGTTCTACGTGTCGATCTTCCCCAACTCCAGGATCACCAACGTCACCCACTACGGCGAGGCGGGCCCGCGCGAGGCGGGCTCGGTGCTGACGGTCGACTTCGAACTCGACGGCCAGCCGTACACCGCGATCAACGGCGGACCCGAGTTCACCTTCGACGAGGCGATCTCGCTGCTGATCAACTGCGCGGACCAGGAGGAGGTGGACTACTACTGGTCACGGCTGCTGGCGGACGGTGGCCAGGAGAGCCAGTGCGGCTGGCTCAAGGACAGGTTCGGCATGTCCTGGCAGGTCGTGCCCGCCGAGCTGGGGGAACTGATCAGCGACCCCGACGGGGGCCGTGCCCAGCGGGCCATGAAGGCCATGCTCGGCATGGTGAAGATCGACGTGGCGGCGCTGCGCGCGGCGGCCGACGGCGGGTGA